In one Oscillospiraceae bacterium genomic region, the following are encoded:
- a CDS encoding cyclase has product MLIDITLEITPQMAQDARGNERKALSGHLGTHFDVMDKEFPLAYTRRPSVVFDVRAVRGRDIEPEDVDLTRVEPGMFVAFCSGFITEQGYGGKTYFSAHPQLSHALIDALLDRGVSILGVDFAGVRRGAEHTPTDQRCADRGAFVVENLWGLEQILAHGADFTAHTYPLRYASATGLPCRVVAEL; this is encoded by the coding sequence GTGCTGATCGACATCACACTGGAGATTACGCCCCAAATGGCGCAGGACGCCCGGGGCAACGAGCGCAAGGCCCTCTCCGGGCACCTGGGCACCCATTTCGACGTGATGGACAAGGAATTCCCCCTGGCGTACACCCGCCGCCCCAGCGTGGTCTTCGACGTGCGGGCGGTGCGGGGGCGGGACATCGAACCGGAGGACGTGGATCTCACCCGGGTGGAGCCGGGCATGTTCGTGGCCTTCTGCTCCGGCTTCATTACAGAGCAGGGCTACGGCGGCAAGACCTACTTCTCCGCCCATCCCCAGCTCTCCCACGCCCTGATTGACGCCCTGCTGGACCGGGGCGTGTCCATCCTCGGCGTGGATTTCGCCGGGGTGCGCCGGGGTGCGGAGCACACCCCCACGGACCAGCGCTGCGCCGACCGGGGGGCCTTCGTTGTGGAGAACCTGTGGGGCCTGGAACAGATCCTGGCCCACGGGGCGGACTTTACCGCCCACACCTACCCCCTGCGCTATGCCAGCGCCACGGGCCTGCCCTGCCGCGTGGTGGCCGAGCTGTAG
- a CDS encoding (4Fe-4S)-binding protein, producing the protein MEKRQLGRTGLWVGEIGMGCEGFVDHGGALVEPLLDAAERLGINYIDLYTPDPGMRTRLGRALKGRRDKFLLQGHLCTIWQDGQYKRTRDMDEVRAGFADLLERLGTDFIDVGMIHYVDSLADWQSVKDGPVMEYAQALKAQGKIGHIGLSSHNPEAALAAVESGLIEVLMFSVNPCYDLQPAGENVEDLWADEAYSRPLVNLDPQREALYETCQRLGVGITVMKAFGGGDLLDERLSPAGRALTPKQCLHYALTRPGVCTVLSGARTVEELERSAAYERAAPEERDYAAAFAGFPSISWRGRCMYCGHCAPCPVGIDVAAVTKFLNLARAQGGVPETVREHYALLPHAAGECLSCGACEGRCPFGVGVAENMRLAAEIFGR; encoded by the coding sequence ATGGAAAAAAGACAGCTGGGCCGCACCGGCCTGTGGGTGGGCGAGATCGGCATGGGCTGCGAGGGCTTCGTGGACCACGGCGGCGCCCTGGTGGAGCCCCTGCTGGACGCCGCCGAGCGCCTGGGGATCAACTACATCGACCTGTACACCCCGGACCCCGGGATGCGCACCCGCCTGGGCCGCGCGCTGAAGGGGCGGCGGGACAAATTCCTGCTCCAGGGCCACCTGTGCACCATCTGGCAGGACGGCCAGTACAAGCGCACCCGGGACATGGACGAGGTGCGCGCCGGGTTTGCGGATCTGCTGGAGCGCCTGGGTACGGACTTCATCGACGTGGGCATGATCCACTACGTGGACTCCCTGGCCGACTGGCAGTCCGTCAAGGACGGCCCTGTGATGGAGTACGCCCAGGCCCTGAAGGCCCAGGGCAAAATCGGCCACATCGGCCTGTCCAGCCACAACCCGGAGGCCGCCCTGGCCGCCGTGGAGAGCGGGCTTATCGAGGTGCTGATGTTCAGCGTGAACCCCTGCTACGACCTCCAGCCCGCCGGGGAGAACGTGGAGGACCTCTGGGCCGACGAGGCCTACAGCCGCCCCCTGGTCAACCTGGACCCCCAGCGGGAGGCCCTGTACGAGACCTGCCAGCGCCTGGGGGTGGGCATCACGGTGATGAAGGCCTTCGGCGGCGGGGACCTGCTGGACGAGCGCCTCTCCCCCGCCGGGCGGGCCCTCACCCCCAAACAGTGCCTGCACTACGCGCTCACCCGCCCCGGCGTGTGCACCGTGCTCTCCGGCGCCCGCACGGTGGAGGAGCTGGAGCGCAGCGCCGCCTATGAGCGGGCCGCCCCGGAGGAGCGGGACTACGCCGCCGCCTTCGCGGGCTTCCCCTCCATCTCCTGGCGGGGACGGTGCATGTACTGCGGCCACTGCGCCCCCTGCCCCGTGGGCATCGACGTGGCGGCGGTGACGAAATTCCTGAACCTGGCCCGCGCCCAGGGCGGCGTGCCCGAGACCGTGCGGGAGCACTACGCCCTGCTGCCCCACGCCGCCGGGGAGTGCCTCTCCTGCGGCGCGTGCGAGGGGCGCTGCCCCTTCGGCGTGGGCGTGGCGGAAAATATGAGATTAGCCGCCGAAATTTTCGGCCGGTGA
- a CDS encoding MerR family transcriptional regulator has protein sequence MTIAEVSRQYGLSADTLRYYERIGLIPGVTRSKSGIRAYTEEDCRWVEFAKCMRGAGIQIEALIEYVALFQQGDGTIEARKQILTEQRDQLRARIAEQQQTLDRLNTKIERYDQGLLPAEQRLMHQEEE, from the coding sequence ATGACCATTGCGGAAGTGAGCAGGCAGTACGGCCTGTCGGCGGACACCCTGCGCTACTATGAGCGCATCGGCCTTATCCCGGGTGTGACCCGGAGCAAGAGCGGCATCCGCGCCTACACCGAGGAGGACTGCCGCTGGGTGGAGTTCGCCAAGTGTATGCGGGGCGCGGGCATCCAGATCGAGGCCCTCATCGAGTACGTGGCCCTCTTCCAGCAGGGCGACGGCACCATCGAGGCCAGAAAGCAGATCCTCACCGAGCAGCGGGACCAGCTCCGGGCCCGGATCGCGGAGCAGCAGCAGACCCTGGATCGCCTCAACACCAAGATCGAGCGCTACGACCAGGGCCTGCTCCCGGCCGAACAGAGGCTGATGCATCAGGAGGAGGAATAG
- a CDS encoding pyridoxamine 5'-phosphate oxidase — translation MQHRMKEGAMTPAEMEALLREAPVGRISTLGEDGYPYTVAVHFVYLDGKIYFHGLNAGQKLENVARCPRVCFETDVLDGLLAEDLQTPCSADAAYRSVVITGDAALVADMEKGRPLAALVEKYTPQWAHLEMPTARVRGTAVVAVTPRSMTGKKHA, via the coding sequence ATGCAGCACAGGATGAAAGAGGGGGCCATGACGCCGGCGGAGATGGAGGCCCTGCTCCGCGAGGCCCCGGTGGGGCGGATCTCCACCCTGGGGGAGGACGGCTACCCCTACACGGTGGCGGTGCACTTCGTGTACCTGGACGGGAAGATCTACTTCCACGGCCTGAACGCCGGGCAGAAGCTGGAGAACGTGGCCCGCTGCCCCAGGGTGTGCTTCGAGACGGACGTGCTGGACGGCCTGCTGGCGGAGGACCTGCAGACCCCGTGCAGCGCGGACGCGGCCTACCGCAGCGTGGTGATCACGGGGGACGCGGCCCTGGTGGCGGACATGGAAAAAGGGCGGCCCCTGGCCGCCCTTGTGGAGAAGTATACGCCCCAGTGGGCCCATTTGGAGATGCCCACTGCCCGGGTGCGGGGCACCGCCGTGGTGGCGGTCACCCCCCGGTCCATGACGGGGAAAAAGCACGCCTGA
- the fbp gene encoding fructose-1,6-bisphosphatase class 3 encodes MKRQKPDDAVTPEDLRYLQMLSRQYPTVQAASSEIVNLQAILNLPKGTEHFLSDVHGEYEAFLHILNSASGVVREKVDQLFAASVSRYDRDELATLIYYPEEKLEQVARALDDEALEEWYRITLHRLLDVCRLVTSKYTRSKVRKALPHEYAYIIDELLNTNYEFYDKRDYYENVISTIIDIDRAGDFIVHVCELIKHMVVDRLHVVGDIFDRGPRADIIMDALLTHHAVDFQWGNHDVLWMGAATGSRTLVATVLSNSIHYNNLEVIETGYGISLRPLALFANEVYRDTDCSRFAIKLAGDDKDNYTEKDKLLSARMHKAITIILFKLEGQKILRNPGFGMEDRLLLDKIDYEHKCVTIGGKTWPLDDCDFPTVDREHPYDLSPEEDEVIGQLTASFQRSEKLQQHIRFIYSKGGLYKVFNGNLLFHGCLPMTEDGEFMAFKTDRGELSGRAFLDYAESVARKAYYAKPGSAEKQFGMDYLWFLWCGRNSPVFGRDRMTTFERRLMADEKAWTEPKNAYYTHYNDPAVCDRVLAEFGLAGPHCHIINGHIPVKSKKGESPFKAGGKLIVIDGGFCKAYQPTTGIAGYTLIFNSACFRIVSHQPFAGKEEALRVNGDIHSDSVVFERLEQRMKIAETDIGSELQRQVEDLKALLRAFKRGLVKEDHKGQ; translated from the coding sequence ATGAAACGCCAAAAGCCAGACGACGCCGTGACCCCGGAGGATCTGCGCTACCTCCAGATGCTCTCCCGCCAGTACCCCACCGTCCAGGCCGCCAGCAGCGAGATCGTCAACCTCCAGGCCATCCTGAACCTGCCCAAGGGCACCGAGCACTTCCTCTCCGACGTGCACGGGGAGTACGAGGCCTTTCTTCACATCCTCAACAGCGCCTCCGGCGTGGTGCGCGAGAAGGTGGACCAGCTCTTCGCCGCCAGCGTGTCCAGGTACGACCGGGACGAGCTGGCCACCCTGATCTACTACCCGGAGGAGAAGCTGGAGCAGGTGGCCCGGGCGCTGGACGACGAGGCGCTGGAGGAGTGGTACCGCATCACCCTCCACCGCCTGCTGGACGTGTGCCGCCTGGTCACCAGCAAGTACACCCGCTCCAAGGTGCGCAAGGCCCTGCCCCATGAGTACGCCTACATCATCGACGAGCTGCTCAACACCAACTACGAGTTTTACGACAAGCGGGACTACTACGAGAATGTCATCTCCACCATCATCGACATCGACCGGGCGGGCGACTTCATCGTCCACGTGTGCGAGCTCATCAAGCACATGGTGGTGGACCGCCTGCACGTGGTGGGCGACATCTTCGACCGCGGCCCCCGGGCCGATATTATCATGGACGCCCTGCTCACCCACCACGCGGTGGACTTCCAGTGGGGCAACCACGACGTGCTGTGGATGGGGGCCGCCACCGGCAGCCGCACCCTGGTGGCCACGGTGCTCTCCAACTCCATCCACTACAACAACCTGGAGGTCATCGAGACCGGCTACGGCATCTCCCTGCGGCCCCTGGCCCTCTTCGCCAACGAGGTCTACCGGGACACCGACTGCTCCCGCTTCGCCATCAAGCTGGCCGGGGACGACAAGGACAACTACACCGAGAAGGATAAGCTCCTCTCCGCCCGGATGCACAAGGCCATCACCATCATCCTCTTCAAGCTGGAGGGGCAGAAGATCCTGCGCAACCCCGGCTTCGGCATGGAGGACCGGCTCCTGCTGGACAAGATCGACTACGAGCACAAGTGCGTGACCATCGGCGGCAAGACCTGGCCCCTGGACGACTGCGACTTCCCCACCGTGGACCGGGAGCACCCCTACGACCTCTCTCCCGAGGAGGACGAGGTCATAGGCCAGCTCACCGCCTCCTTCCAGCGCAGCGAGAAGCTCCAGCAGCACATCCGCTTTATTTACTCCAAGGGCGGCCTGTACAAGGTCTTTAACGGCAACCTGCTCTTCCACGGCTGCCTGCCCATGACGGAGGACGGGGAGTTCATGGCCTTCAAGACCGACCGGGGCGAGCTCTCCGGCCGCGCCTTCCTGGACTACGCCGAATCGGTGGCCCGCAAGGCCTACTACGCCAAGCCCGGCTCGGCCGAGAAGCAGTTCGGCATGGACTACCTGTGGTTTTTGTGGTGCGGGCGCAACTCCCCGGTCTTTGGCCGGGACCGCATGACCACCTTCGAGCGGCGGCTCATGGCCGACGAAAAAGCCTGGACCGAGCCCAAAAACGCCTACTACACCCACTACAACGACCCCGCCGTGTGCGACCGGGTGCTGGCCGAATTCGGCCTGGCGGGGCCCCACTGCCACATCATCAACGGCCACATCCCCGTCAAGTCCAAGAAGGGGGAGAGCCCCTTCAAGGCCGGCGGCAAGCTCATCGTCATCGACGGCGGCTTCTGCAAGGCCTACCAGCCCACCACGGGCATCGCCGGGTACACCCTGATCTTCAACTCCGCCTGCTTCCGCATCGTCTCCCACCAGCCCTTCGCGGGCAAGGAGGAGGCCCTGCGGGTCAACGGCGACATCCACTCCGACTCGGTGGTGTTCGAGCGGCTGGAGCAACGCATGAAGATCGCGGAGACCGACATCGGCAGCGAGCTGCAGCGCCAGGTGGAGGATCTGAAGGCCCTGCTGCGGGCCTTCAAGCGCGGCCTGGTCAAGGAGGACCACAAGGGGCAGTAG